A single genomic interval of Legionella israelensis harbors:
- a CDS encoding UDP-N-acetylmuramoyl-tripeptide--D-alanyl-D-alanine ligase, whose product MNLTQISKCLSLPHSQDIEIRGFSIDTRQLCPGELFVAIKGATFDGQDFISEAVNKGASAVLCRKAVEGLSIPQLIVDDPLQSLVELAKEHRRILKGPVIALTGSNGKTSVKEMIAAILPSPSLATKGNLNNHIGVPLSVLRLNASHRYAVFELGANHAGEIAHTVSIVSPDVALINNIAPAHIEGFGSVAGVARAKGEIYRGLKPGGTAVVNDDDDYSHFWDESLKGKKVLRFSLTKAADVYVRHLRFNEDGIPLFSLILPGDTIDVKLNVSGEHNVHNALAAAACCHAVGLSSQDIARGLQQFRGVSGRMTYLTGKNNALVIDDTYNANLRSTLTALSVLAARKSKRIFVFGDMGELGQWAEAHHEEVGTAARQLGIDKVFTYGNYSAFTRKAFTGPGQHYSNQEELISDLLNELDEETTVLIKGSRSSAMENVVRQLIDHASHSNSRF is encoded by the coding sequence ATGAACCTTACCCAAATATCTAAATGTTTATCTCTACCCCACTCTCAGGATATTGAAATCAGAGGGTTTTCTATTGATACGCGTCAACTTTGTCCTGGAGAATTGTTTGTTGCCATAAAGGGAGCGACTTTTGATGGCCAGGATTTCATCTCTGAGGCAGTCAATAAGGGCGCTTCAGCCGTGTTGTGCAGAAAAGCCGTTGAAGGGCTTTCCATACCCCAGTTGATAGTGGATGATCCCTTACAAAGTCTGGTGGAACTTGCCAAGGAGCATCGCCGGATTCTGAAAGGTCCTGTGATTGCATTAACTGGCAGTAATGGTAAAACAAGTGTAAAAGAAATGATTGCAGCCATTTTACCTTCCCCATCACTGGCTACAAAAGGCAATTTGAACAATCATATCGGTGTGCCTTTATCTGTGCTGAGATTAAATGCCTCACATCGTTATGCCGTTTTTGAACTGGGAGCGAATCATGCAGGTGAAATTGCCCATACGGTCAGTATTGTCTCTCCCGATGTTGCACTTATCAACAATATTGCGCCTGCGCACATTGAAGGGTTTGGCTCAGTAGCGGGAGTGGCGCGTGCTAAAGGTGAAATTTATCGGGGCTTGAAGCCTGGGGGGACGGCTGTTGTGAACGATGACGATGATTATTCCCATTTTTGGGATGAATCATTAAAGGGTAAAAAAGTTCTTCGTTTTTCATTGACTAAAGCTGCTGATGTTTATGTACGCCATCTTCGTTTTAACGAAGATGGTATCCCTTTGTTTTCATTGATATTACCCGGCGATACAATTGACGTTAAGTTGAACGTTTCAGGTGAGCATAATGTCCATAACGCTTTGGCAGCAGCGGCCTGCTGTCATGCTGTCGGACTTTCATCCCAAGACATTGCCAGGGGCTTGCAACAGTTTCGTGGAGTGTCTGGCCGGATGACTTATTTGACCGGAAAAAACAATGCTCTTGTTATTGATGATACCTATAATGCTAATTTGCGCTCCACGCTGACTGCATTGTCCGTACTGGCTGCCCGAAAAAGTAAGCGAATTTTTGTTTTTGGCGATATGGGCGAACTGGGTCAGTGGGCGGAGGCTCACCATGAAGAGGTGGGCACCGCTGCCCGCCAACTGGGTATTGATAAGGTCTTTACTTATGGTAATTACAGTGCATTCACAAGAAAGGCATTTACCGGACCAGGGCAGCATTATTCAAATCAGGAGGAATTGATTTCTGATTTACTTAATGAACTTGATGAAGAAACGACTGTCCTGATTAAAGGATCACGTTCCAGTGCTATGGAAAATGTGGTTCGCCAGTTGATTGACCACGCATCTCATTCGAATTCCCGTTTTTGA
- the zipA gene encoding cell division protein ZipA: MQANWSLMINLLLLIGVIVAIIRVMKSRHQRLKFNDYPPSPGVVESRVQDDIISVRKIESKHIDDLEKQFQKERDSKPKLSIQQRSAELMNKKDEANPLSQSVSSAAQMRENTSVVAKKEHDSRNSLMLFLLAKNNRQFAGYELLQTLLTAGLRYGEGQLFHRHQSPNGQGTVFCSLAAATESGTFDMQNIGAFSVRGLCLFMQTSNNPSIDEERFSIMLETAQQLREELDCYLLDEQRKPLTEEGIAGYYRRLNLSEE; encoded by the coding sequence ATGCAGGCAAATTGGAGTCTAATGATTAACTTGCTTTTACTGATCGGGGTGATCGTGGCCATCATCCGAGTCATGAAGTCCAGGCACCAGAGATTGAAATTTAATGATTATCCACCCTCTCCTGGAGTTGTAGAGTCAAGGGTACAGGACGATATTATTTCCGTTCGTAAGATTGAGTCAAAACATATTGATGATCTTGAAAAGCAGTTTCAGAAAGAAAGGGACAGCAAACCGAAGCTATCTATTCAGCAACGGTCTGCAGAACTGATGAATAAAAAAGATGAGGCCAATCCTTTGTCGCAATCTGTGTCTTCAGCCGCTCAGATGAGAGAGAACACTTCAGTTGTAGCGAAAAAAGAACATGATTCCAGAAATTCCCTGATGTTATTTTTATTGGCAAAGAATAATCGCCAATTTGCCGGTTATGAATTGTTGCAAACGCTTCTTACTGCAGGCTTACGTTATGGGGAAGGCCAGTTATTTCATCGTCATCAGTCACCCAATGGCCAAGGGACTGTTTTTTGCAGTCTGGCCGCAGCAACCGAGTCCGGTACATTTGACATGCAGAATATAGGCGCTTTCAGTGTGCGAGGACTCTGTTTGTTTATGCAGACTTCAAATAATCCGAGCATCGATGAAGAGCGTTTCTCCATCATGCTGGAGACGGCGCAGCAGTTACGTGAAGAGCTGGATTGTTATCTTTTGGATGAGCAACGCAAACCCTTAACGGAAGAAGGTATTGCAGGATATTACAGAAGATTAAATTTGTCCGAGGAGTAA
- the smc gene encoding chromosome segregation protein SMC produces the protein MRLKQLKLAGFKSFVEPTTVQFPGQLVAVVGPNGCGKSNIIDAVRWVLGESSAKHLRGEAMTDIIFKGSSQRKAVGQAFVELVFENNANRLTGAFASYAEISIKRMVNRDGESSYYLNGSRCRRRDITDLFLGTGANARGYSIIGQGTISRLIEARPEDMRVYLEEAAGVSKYKERRRESLQRIQHTRDNLVRVADVREELDKQLQRLEKQAKAAERYTLLKKKEARCRAEIIALKWREVTEAQKIKAQRLQSLSLEYEACQSDIAKAFKKRTLLTEELHKANEGYQQIQTHYYQLATDIARLEENILQRQREKKRYEDDSQQIRHDLKKAEEQLAKDQEELQASCKRVEWLKGKRDELYGRFLEQQEKVNEKNQRQVQWQKDLQQLHSELNDWQSKKQSSELKMEHQLQQQQHYLLRLEKLETEKQSLTIEDLTAEQQGIEQQKVQIFQQQQTELDELKQINESEGQFKEQLRHTEQQINKTYDDYQNCNTEHSALVASQKAAVSHHSIPAPWNERPLLLNCLKVDPQWQWACEVVLQDMLQAVTLDSLTDVFFTDENVCSFTGNAITFRPRSDKIKDRFRLADKIEGGLLPAFMIRLESVFIAENISEAMVLLSGLEDDESVITREGAWFGKGWLRIPSTRQEDQSSLLARQQRIVELEKTLSHHQHSLEKWRQQRDQITASLAEKIKEKEQQQCTLAKINEQMRELDAAFNTLQMRITQQSEHLHAVEEETEELKQNLQDVVEAQVLLQEQKELAEAKIAALKEKQIQMDQAFSIEDIKTMQQELEATRWQLHQTERECDEVNIRIQQFEESGKREQERIEVLKKRLQKLEEQEQEFNTPNEALDDELKFKLRQHRQMEHKLQISQENVAELNARLDEMEQWLRQKEKEGGTVREQIEQSRMEEQALVVKAGAFIESLNESGFCIEELISTLPAHMSQKDKEEELLSLVDRIKRLGAINLAAIEEYATQSERKSLLDEQYDDLMEALSSLEQAIRKMDKEICQRLETTFEEVNRSFKSLFPRLFGGGKAQLELTCDNLLEAGIVVMAQPPGKRNSTIHLLSGGEKAMTAVALVFAIFQLNPSPFCMLDEVDAPLDDVNIGRFCDLVKEMSEYIQFLFITHNKITMELADHLIGVTMREPGVSRLVAVDVQQALTME, from the coding sequence CCGAACGGTTGCGGTAAATCCAACATCATTGATGCTGTTCGATGGGTATTGGGTGAGAGCTCGGCAAAACATTTACGCGGCGAAGCGATGACCGATATTATTTTCAAAGGGTCTTCACAACGCAAAGCTGTAGGACAGGCCTTTGTTGAGCTCGTTTTTGAGAATAATGCAAATCGATTAACCGGAGCTTTCGCCAGTTATGCCGAAATTTCAATCAAGCGTATGGTGAACCGTGATGGGGAATCGTCTTATTATTTGAACGGCAGTCGTTGCAGAAGACGAGATATTACCGATCTTTTTCTTGGAACGGGCGCGAATGCCAGGGGGTATTCCATCATTGGCCAGGGAACGATTTCCCGTTTAATTGAAGCAAGACCTGAAGATATGCGCGTTTATCTTGAAGAGGCCGCTGGCGTCTCTAAATACAAGGAACGCCGTCGTGAAAGCTTGCAGAGAATTCAGCATACACGCGATAATCTCGTGCGAGTGGCAGATGTTCGCGAGGAGCTCGATAAGCAATTGCAGCGTCTGGAAAAACAGGCGAAAGCTGCGGAGCGTTACACGCTTCTTAAGAAAAAAGAAGCGCGTTGTCGGGCTGAAATCATCGCTTTGAAGTGGCGGGAAGTCACTGAGGCTCAAAAAATAAAAGCCCAGAGACTTCAAAGTTTGTCATTGGAGTATGAAGCCTGTCAGAGTGATATAGCCAAAGCCTTTAAAAAAAGAACGCTTCTCACAGAGGAATTGCATAAAGCCAATGAAGGCTATCAACAGATTCAAACCCATTATTATCAGCTGGCCACCGACATCGCTCGTCTGGAAGAAAATATTCTTCAAAGACAGCGTGAGAAAAAGCGCTATGAAGATGACAGTCAACAAATCCGCCATGATTTAAAGAAAGCTGAAGAACAATTGGCCAAGGATCAAGAGGAATTACAAGCCAGCTGCAAGCGGGTAGAATGGCTTAAAGGAAAGAGAGATGAGCTTTATGGCCGTTTCCTTGAGCAGCAAGAAAAAGTTAACGAAAAAAATCAGCGGCAGGTACAATGGCAGAAAGATTTGCAGCAATTGCATTCAGAACTCAATGACTGGCAGAGCAAAAAGCAAAGCAGTGAACTGAAAATGGAACATCAATTGCAACAACAGCAGCATTATCTGCTTCGTTTGGAGAAATTAGAGACTGAAAAACAGTCATTAACCATAGAAGATCTGACAGCAGAACAGCAAGGGATAGAACAACAAAAGGTACAAATTTTTCAACAACAGCAAACTGAGCTTGATGAACTTAAGCAGATTAATGAATCAGAAGGCCAGTTTAAAGAGCAGCTGAGGCATACAGAACAGCAAATCAACAAAACTTATGATGACTACCAAAACTGCAATACGGAGCATTCAGCATTGGTGGCCAGTCAAAAGGCTGCTGTTTCTCACCATTCTATTCCAGCTCCCTGGAATGAGCGGCCGCTTCTTTTGAATTGCCTTAAGGTAGACCCTCAATGGCAGTGGGCCTGTGAAGTGGTTTTGCAGGATATGCTACAGGCAGTCACACTGGACTCTTTGACAGACGTATTTTTTACTGATGAAAATGTCTGCTCTTTTACGGGAAATGCCATTACTTTCAGGCCCCGTTCTGACAAAATAAAAGACAGATTTCGATTGGCTGATAAGATAGAAGGCGGTTTGTTGCCTGCCTTCATGATTCGACTGGAGTCGGTTTTTATAGCCGAGAACATTTCTGAGGCTATGGTTTTGCTCTCCGGTTTAGAAGACGATGAATCAGTTATCACCAGAGAAGGCGCCTGGTTTGGCAAAGGATGGTTGCGTATACCCTCAACGAGGCAGGAAGATCAATCAAGTCTGCTTGCCCGTCAGCAAAGAATCGTTGAATTGGAAAAGACTTTATCTCACCATCAGCATAGCCTTGAAAAATGGCGTCAGCAACGTGATCAAATAACGGCTTCTCTAGCGGAAAAAATAAAAGAAAAAGAGCAGCAGCAATGCACCTTGGCAAAAATAAATGAACAGATGCGTGAGCTTGATGCAGCCTTTAATACCTTGCAAATGCGCATAACTCAGCAAAGTGAGCATTTGCATGCTGTGGAGGAAGAAACGGAAGAGTTGAAGCAAAATCTGCAGGATGTTGTAGAAGCCCAGGTTCTTTTGCAAGAACAAAAAGAATTGGCAGAAGCTAAGATTGCCGCGCTGAAGGAAAAGCAAATCCAGATGGATCAGGCATTCAGCATTGAGGATATAAAGACGATGCAGCAAGAGCTAGAGGCCACACGATGGCAACTGCATCAGACTGAGCGTGAGTGTGATGAGGTAAACATACGCATCCAGCAGTTTGAAGAAAGTGGAAAAAGAGAGCAGGAACGAATCGAGGTATTAAAGAAGCGTCTGCAAAAGCTTGAGGAACAAGAGCAGGAATTTAATACACCCAATGAAGCATTGGACGATGAACTGAAGTTTAAACTTAGACAACATCGACAGATGGAGCATAAATTGCAAATTAGCCAAGAGAATGTGGCAGAGCTGAATGCTCGTCTGGATGAGATGGAGCAATGGTTAAGGCAGAAAGAGAAAGAAGGCGGAACAGTCAGAGAACAAATTGAGCAGAGTCGGATGGAGGAGCAGGCTTTGGTGGTTAAAGCAGGCGCTTTTATTGAGTCATTGAATGAATCGGGCTTCTGTATAGAGGAACTCATATCGACGCTTCCTGCCCACATGAGTCAGAAGGATAAGGAAGAGGAACTGCTGAGTTTGGTGGATCGTATAAAGCGTCTCGGCGCCATTAATCTGGCTGCCATTGAGGAATATGCAACACAGTCTGAGCGCAAGTCTCTACTGGATGAGCAATATGATGACCTGATGGAAGCTTTGAGCAGTCTCGAGCAGGCTATCCGTAAAATGGACAAGGAAATCTGTCAACGGCTTGAAACCACATTTGAAGAAGTTAACCGCTCCTTTAAATCGCTTTTTCCCAGGCTTTTTGGTGGGGGTAAAGCCCAGTTGGAATTAACCTGTGATAACCTCTTGGAAGCGGGCATTGTGGTTATGGCTCAGCCGCCCGGCAAACGAAATTCAACCATTCATTTGTTGTCGGGAGGAGAGAAAGCCATGACAGCCGTGGCATTGGTTTTTGCTATTTTTCAGCTTAATCCATCTCCTTTTTGCATGCTGGATGAGGTTGATGCGCCTTTGGATGATGTAAATATTGGTCGTTTTTGTGATTTGGTGAAAGAAATGTCAGAATATATTCAGTTCTTGTTTATTACGCATAATAAGATCACAATGGAGTTGGCGGATCATTTAATTGGGGTAACGATGCGAGAGCCGGGCGTTTCCCGTTTAGTTGCCGTGGATGTGCAACAAGCTTTGACAATGGAGTGA
- the mraY gene encoding phospho-N-acetylmuramoyl-pentapeptide-transferase, translated as MLYWLTQLFQGHYHAFRVFQYLTFRSILAALTALLVSLFCGPFMIRWLKGLRVGQMVRNDGPQTHLSKAGTPTMGGLLILLGITVSCLFWGDLRQASLWLVLLVTLIFGLVGSIDDYRKLILKNSKGLPGRWKYFWQSVIALIAAFYLFFTASLPVHTQLIVPFFKNTTFALGWLFPFLAYFVIVGSSNAVNLTDGLDGLAIVPIIMVAGALGIFAYASSNVIYAHYLAIPFVPDIGELTIFCSSIVGAGLGFLWYNSYPAQVFMGDVGSLSLGAALGVVAVIVRQELALLIMGGLFVIETISVILQVAYFKYTGGKRLFRMAPLHHHFELKGWPEPKVIVRFWIMTVIFVLCGLATLKLR; from the coding sequence ATGCTCTATTGGCTGACGCAGCTATTTCAGGGACATTATCATGCGTTCAGAGTATTTCAATATCTGACGTTTCGATCAATCCTTGCTGCATTGACCGCGTTGTTGGTCAGCCTGTTTTGCGGGCCTTTCATGATACGTTGGTTGAAAGGACTGCGAGTAGGTCAAATGGTTAGAAATGATGGTCCGCAAACGCACTTATCTAAGGCGGGAACGCCAACGATGGGTGGCCTGTTGATTTTATTAGGCATCACGGTAAGCTGCCTGTTTTGGGGGGATTTACGACAAGCCAGTCTCTGGTTGGTTTTGCTGGTGACGCTGATATTCGGTTTGGTCGGCTCCATTGATGATTATCGAAAACTGATTCTTAAAAACAGCAAAGGACTTCCAGGCCGCTGGAAATATTTCTGGCAGTCGGTTATCGCATTAATAGCAGCTTTTTATTTGTTCTTCACCGCTTCTCTGCCTGTGCATACGCAATTGATTGTGCCTTTTTTTAAAAATACCACTTTTGCTCTGGGTTGGCTGTTTCCCTTTTTGGCTTATTTTGTCATTGTAGGTAGCTCCAATGCGGTTAATCTGACCGATGGACTTGATGGACTGGCGATTGTGCCCATCATTATGGTTGCGGGAGCTTTAGGAATATTTGCCTATGCTTCAAGCAATGTTATTTATGCCCACTACCTTGCTATTCCTTTTGTTCCTGATATCGGTGAGCTAACCATTTTCTGTTCATCGATTGTAGGCGCCGGCCTCGGATTTTTGTGGTACAATTCTTATCCTGCACAGGTCTTTATGGGGGATGTTGGTTCTTTATCTCTCGGTGCCGCTTTGGGTGTTGTTGCCGTTATCGTGCGTCAGGAACTGGCTTTATTGATCATGGGCGGTCTGTTTGTTATAGAAACCATTTCTGTCATTTTACAAGTAGCTTATTTTAAATATACAGGGGGAAAACGCCTATTTCGTATGGCTCCTTTACATCATCATTTTGAATTAAAAGGCTGGCCTGAACCAAAAGTGATTGTTCGTTTTTGGATCATGACGGTTATTTTTGTTTTATGTGGTCTTGCTACCTTAAAATTACGATAA